In Lactococcus protaetiae, the genomic window AATTACACTTACCAACCTAATACACCTTTTGCAAGTCGAGCGCTTTTCGATATTGACTTGGAGGTTCAAAAAGGGAGTTACACAGCAATTATTGGGCATACAGGTTCTGGTAAATCTACACTTTTGCAGCATTTGAATGGACTCTTGCAACCGACAGAAGGGACTGTTACTGTCGGAGATATTGTCGTTAAATCAACGAGCAAGCAAAAAGAAATCAAACCTGTCCGCAAAAAAGTAGGGGTTGTTTTCCAATTTCCAGAAGCGCAGCTTTTCGAGGAAACCGTGCTAAAAGACGTAGCTTTTGGCCCTCAAAACTTTGGTGTATCAAAAGAAGCAGCTGAAAAAATTGCTGCTGATAAACTTCAACTTGTAGGACTTGCTGAAAAGTTTTGGGAGAAATCACCCTTTGAGCTTTCTGGGGACAAATGCGTCGCGTTGCGATAGCGGGTATTCTCGCTATGGAGCCAGAGGTATTGGTGCTTGACGAACCAACGGCAGGACTTGATCCTAAAGCCCGTATTGAGATGATGGAACTTTTTGAAAGTATTCATGAATCTGGTCAAACGGTCGTTTTGGTGACACATTTGATGGACGATGTTGCAAATTATGCGGATTATGTCTATCTTCTAGAGAAGGGACGTATTATTAGTTGCGGAACGCCAGAAGATGTTTTTCAAGAAGTTGATTTTTTAAAGTCACATGAGCTAGGAGTACCCAAAGCAACGGAATTTGCGAGTCAGTTGCAGAAAACTGGAGCTGTTAGTTTTGATAAACTTCCGATTACACGAGATAATCTTGTCAGTATGCTGACAGAGGCAAAATTTGGTACTGACAGAAACTTGTCAGAGCTGACAGACAAAAAAGGAGGTGAACACCATCAATAATATGCTTATGGGACGCTATATCCCAGGGAATTCTATCATTCATAAAATGGACCCTCGCTCAAAACTATTGGTAATGATTGCTTTCGTGGTTGTCATTTTCCTTGCACATGACTGGCTGGGCTATCTCCTTCTTTTGATTTATACTTTTGCAGGAGTTAGTTTGTCAAAGATTTCTATAAGTTATTTTCTAAAGGGCTTACGTCCAATGCTTGGATTAATTCTATTTACAGTGATTTTTCAGATGCTTTTCACCCCTGGTCAAACCGTCCTTTTTCATCTTTGGTTTATCAAAATATCAACGGAATCATTGATTAATGCAGTATATATCTTTTTTAGATTTGTTTTAATTATTTTCATGTCAACCATCTTGACCTTGACAACACCTCCATTGACTTTAGCAGATGGGATAGAAAAAGGGCTTGCTCCGTTGAAAAAAATCAAAGTTCCAGTACATGAGCTAGGCTTGATGTTATCAATTTCACTTCGCTTTATCCCAACTTTGATGGATGATACAACGATGATTATGAATGCTCAAAAAGCGCGTGGAATGGACTTTGGAGAAGGAAATTTGCTTCAAAAGATTAAGTCCGTCATTCCAATTCTCATTCCACTCTTTGTCAGCAGCTTTCGTCGTGCTGACGACTTGGCGATTGCGATGGAAAGCCGTGGTTATCAGGGAGGGGATGGAAGAACAAAATATCGCCAGCTCAAATGGTCAATGCGTGATAACATTCTCGTCGTGAGCATTATTATCATAGCAGCTCTTCTGATTTTGTGGTCTAAATTTTCGTAAAATGATGCTGGCTTATCATTAAAATCCAACAGGATTTTATACCATCACGTCAATATGTTGTTGTTTTTCACAATGAATGAAATAGATTGAATTCATATCTTAATAGGAGAAAAAATGATTACCCTAAATGTAAATAGTCTTGAAAATGCAGAAATTTTTTGGAAAGAACTTGGCTTAGAAGATGAAATTGCACTGAATGAGGACTTTAACCGCGTCCCTCAAATGCTAGCGATTTCGGTTGAATATATTGATGAAATCTATGATAAAGTTGTAGCGCTTGGATTGCAGGTAAGTCCAATAACAGCAAGCGTTAATGGTAAGCATATGTTCAGTTTTGTAGCACCGGAAGGGAATACATTTATCTTGATTGGTGAATGGGTTGAGGAACCTTACAATGGTGATAAACGCGCGCTTTATTTTGAAAATATATCAAATGTGACAGTGTCTGCACCAAGTGAATTGTCAGAGTTAACAGACGAAGCGATTCTCTTTTTTGGACGTGTCACTTGCCCTTGGTGTCGCCGACTTTCTCACCAAATCAAAAATGTTGACCGTCAGATTTTTTACATTGATACCGAAGATACAGATATTAACCCAGCGCTCAAAACATTGCGTGACAAGTACGACGTTGCCACGGTTCCAACAGTTATCAAACGCTATACTGATGGAACTTTCGTTAAATTTGATGCAAAAAGTCAAAGCTTGCAAGATTTTGTGAAATAATTTATTTTAAATCCAGAACAAAAAAATTCTGGTTTTTTTACGCTCAAAAATCGCTGATACACTAGATGTATCAGCTTTTGACAATCCTGTCAAAAGCAATACTAAGGAGCGATTGATGAAAAGAAAAATTTTTCCGATTTTGATGATTGTTTTGACAACATTTTTGACCTATTTGCCTTACTTTAAAAATACTTTTGGGATTGACACCAGTACGATGATGCTTGATTCGCATGAAATGCTGGAGGGCTATCTCTCGCAAGGGCGTTTTGGTATTGTTTGGATTTTCAACCTTTTCATTCATCATTATGACAATGCCCTTGTGCCTTTTCTGGTCGTCCCGCTTTTGGCACTTGCAGCGGTCTATCTTTTCTATCTCATCAGGCACTTTGATGAAAAATCTCGCCCATTTTCTGCGATGATTTTTGCAATTTTCTTTGTGAACAATCCTGTTGTGTATGCGCAACTTTATTTCAAGCTTCAAGCATTGGAAATCACACTTGGTCTGCTTTTTGTTCTTAGTGCAAGTCACATTTGCTTGACTGAAAAAATTCGCAGACCAGTAAAAATAATGCTCAGTACAGCCTTTCTCAGCCTCTCAATTTTGATTTATCAAAGTTTTGCTTTCTTTATCTTCTCACTTTTTCTTTTTTGGCTACTCATTTTGCCAAGGAAAAGAAAAATCATATTTCAAAACTTTTTGCCAAGCTTGATGATTGCGGGACTGATTTATCTGTTGACCTACCTCCTCTATGCCATGAAAATCAACTATTCAAGCTATGGCAGTCAAACTTATCTCATGTGGAATAAATTTGCAAGTCTAGGACATCTTCATCAAGCCCTCATGCTTGTCATGCTGTTTGGAGTCTTAATTTATCTTGGATTTATCTTCATCACAATCCGACGTGCTAAGCACAATCAACCCCTTGAAATGTTACTCATCATTTTATTATTTTTGTCCTTGTTCAGTTTCAACGTTGCTTTTGGCACAAGTACTAAAACACCAAGAATTTATTTTGGCACATTTTCTGCGGTTGTTATTGGCTTGCTTTACTACTGGAACAAGCCGAAGTTTTTCGGGATTCTGGCTATTGCTTCAATGATTTTTACTTTCTCGCTCAGTTTTCATGCAAATCAAGCTTATCAAAATGACCTAAAACTCACGAATGAAGTCGCAGACCAAATTTCGCAACATCAGGCGAAAACGGTAGTTTTCATTGGAAACTTACAAGAAGAAAATCTCGTCAATGAAGTCAAGACTTATTCAAGGGGAGTTTCAACTCCCCTGAATTTAGTCGGACGAAATTCAAAGTTAGTGCTGCTTCATCCCCTGCTCAAGAGGTAGGGATGTTAGCTCGCACTTACTTCGATAAATTTCAAGATATTTTCATCACAGGTGCGACGCGCAGCTCATTTTTCCAATTCGATGATCCATTGACATCTGACAGACCTTATAATTTTATGACCTTACAAGGTCATGCTTATCCAGTCCCAGAGCAAGCATTACGGACAAGTCTTGTGTCAAAATATGCAGCATTGCCTGACTATCCTAATCCAGAAAGTGTCAAATTTGACAGCAATAGTCAAATTCTTGTGTTCAAACTATCAAATTAGCGCTCAACAGAGTGCTTTTTTGCTGAGCATGGTATAATATTCTAAAAGAGTTTTTTCAAGGAGAAGCAAATGCAAGCACAAAAATTATCAGCTCAAGAAATCATCCAATTCATCGGAAATGCCGAAAAGAAAACGAACGTCAAAGTAACTTATTCTGGAAAATTAAATGGAAAAGTCCCAGAAAATGTCGTTCACCTAGAAGCACCAAATAAATATCAAAAGGCAACAACAGCAGACTTTGGTGTCTTGTTTGGTGACTGGAAAGACATTGAACCGCTCTTGTCAGCACTGACAGAAAATAAAGATTACATTGTCGAATTTGACGGCAGAAACTCAGCTGTACCAATGCTTGATACACGCTACCTCAACGCACGGATTGAGCCAGGAAGTATTATCCGTGACCAAGTGACGATCGGAGATGGTGCGGTGGTTATGATGGGCGCCATTATTAACATCGGTGCTGAAATCGGTGAGGGAACAATGATTGACATGGGCGCGGTGCTTGGTGGCAGAGCGACAGTCGGCAAACACGCTCATATTGGCGCAGGTGCGGTGCTCGCCGGTGTGATTGAGCCAGCAAGCGCAGAACCTGTACGGATTGGCGATAATGTCCTTGTCGGTGCGAATGCGGTCGTCATCGAGGGTGTGCAAGTAGGTAGCGGTTCAGTAGTTGCAGCAGGTGCCATTGTCACTCAAGATGTCCCAGAAAATGTTGTCGTAGCAGGTGTCCCAGCTCGTATCATCAAGCAAATTGATGAAAAAACACAACAAAAAACAGCGCTTGAAGATGCGCTGCGGAATTTGTAAATTATGATTGAAACAATTAAAAAGGAATTAAACCGAATTGAACAGCAGGAGAAAATAGAGATTCTCTATGCTTGTGAGAGTGGGAGTAGAGCTTGGGGATATTCTTCTGCAGATAGTGATTACGATGTTCGATTTATCTATAAACGTAGTAAGGATTGGTATCTGAAGCTAGAAAAAACAAGAGATAATCTTGATTTTCCTGTGAATGATGAACTCGATTTATCAGGTTGGGATTTGGATAAAACATTATTACTTTTGAAAAAATCAAATCCATCTTTGATGGAATGGTTTAATTCCCCCATTATTTATTATAAAAATGAACAATTTTTTGAAGAAATCAAGCAACTGACTGACCAATATGTCAGTGCTGAGCATCAACTTCATCACTATTATCATCTTGCTCAAAGTACCTTTGAAGACTATCTAAAAACACCAAAAGTGAAAGTTAAAAAATATATTTATGCCATTCGTCCATTGTTAGCTTGTATGTGGATTGAACAAAAACATGAAATTCCTCCTGTATCATTGGATGAACTGATAAAAGTCAAAATTTCCGATTTATCCGCGTTTTCTGAAATTCAAAAGTTACTTGGGCGCAAAAAGTCAGGTGGAGAATTCGATGTGGAAGTGCAAAATGTGAGTTTGCAAGCTTTCATTGAAGAGCAGCTTGAACACTATGAGAATTATATCCGCAAACTTCCACAGATTCCAAAAATGGCATATAGTGATTTAGACCAATTCTTTCTCAAATGGATAGGAGAATAAATGCTAGACCTCATAAAAATCCGCCGACATCTCCACAGTACCCCAGAAATCGGCTTACAAGAACATGAAACACAAAAATATCTGCTCGAAATCATCAATTCTGTCATTGCTGACAAAGCTTTCGCAGAGTTAAAAACTTGGCGAACAGGGATTTTAGTCATGCTTCATGGTAGTCAAGCCACGAAAACGATCGGTTGGCGGACGGATATTGATGGCTTGCCAGTCGAAGAGCAGACAGGATTGCCTTTTGCCAGCAAAAATGGTAGAATGCACGCTTGCGGACACGACATTCACATGACGACAGCGCTAGGTTTGCTCGAAAAACTCTCCGAGACCCAGCCACGCGAAAATCTGCTCTTTCTTTTTCAACCTGCTGAGGAAAATGAAGCAGGTGGCAAGCTCATGTATGATGAAAATGCCTTCGGCGATTGGATTCCTGACGAATTTTACGGCTTGCACGTTCGCCCAGAGCTGAAAGTTGGAGACATTGCGACCAACACGCATACGCTCTTTGCAGGAACTTGCGAGGTTGAGCTGACCTTTAAAGGTAAAGGCGGACACGCCGCTTTTCCTCATGAAGCCGATGACGCGCTCGTTGCTGCGGCCTATTTTGTCACACAAGTGCAGACCATTGTCAGTCGTAACGTTGACCCGCTCGGCTCTGCCGTTGTTACTTTTGGCAAAATGGAAGCAGGAACAACCAATAATATCATCGCAGAAACCGCCTTTCTTCACGGGACAATCCGAACCTTGACTCAAGAAATGAACACGTTGACACAAAAACGGTTGACGGAGATTGCCCAAGGCATCGCGCAATCATTTGGTATGGAGCTTGACCTTAAACTCAAACAAGGCGGCTATCTTCCTGTCGAAAATAATCCTCAACTTGCTTCAGAACTCATGACTTTTTTTGAAAATGAGCCTGCGGTCAATTTGATTGACATTGAGCCTGCCATGACAGGTGAGGATTTTGGCTACCTGCTCTCAAAAATCCCTGGTGTGATGTTCTGGCTTGGTGTTGATAGCTCTGCACCCCTTCATTCAAATAAGATGACACCAAGTGAAACAGTGCTTGATTTTGCAGTGGAAAATATCGCAAAGTTTTTGGAAATGAAAGCAAAGCGTTAAATACTTATTTTA contains:
- the dapD gene encoding 2,3,4,5-tetrahydropyridine-2,6-dicarboxylate N-acetyltransferase; protein product: MQAQKLSAQEIIQFIGNAEKKTNVKVTYSGKLNGKVPENVVHLEAPNKYQKATTADFGVLFGDWKDIEPLLSALTENKDYIVEFDGRNSAVPMLDTRYLNARIEPGSIIRDQVTIGDGAVVMMGAIINIGAEIGEGTMIDMGAVLGGRATVGKHAHIGAGAVLAGVIEPASAEPVRIGDNVLVGANAVVIEGVQVGSGSVVAAGAIVTQDVPENVVVAGVPARIIKQIDEKTQQKTALEDALRNL
- a CDS encoding N-acetyldiaminopimelate deacetylase; protein product: MLDLIKIRRHLHSTPEIGLQEHETQKYLLEIINSVIADKAFAELKTWRTGILVMLHGSQATKTIGWRTDIDGLPVEEQTGLPFASKNGRMHACGHDIHMTTALGLLEKLSETQPRENLLFLFQPAEENEAGGKLMYDENAFGDWIPDEFYGLHVRPELKVGDIATNTHTLFAGTCEVELTFKGKGGHAAFPHEADDALVAAAYFVTQVQTIVSRNVDPLGSAVVTFGKMEAGTTNNIIAETAFLHGTIRTLTQEMNTLTQKRLTEIAQGIAQSFGMELDLKLKQGGYLPVENNPQLASELMTFFENEPAVNLIDIEPAMTGEDFGYLLSKIPGVMFWLGVDSSAPLHSNKMTPSETVLDFAVENIAKFLEMKAKR
- a CDS encoding glucosyltransferase domain-containing protein, whose product is MKRKIFPILMIVLTTFLTYLPYFKNTFGIDTSTMMLDSHEMLEGYLSQGRFGIVWIFNLFIHHYDNALVPFLVVPLLALAAVYLFYLIRHFDEKSRPFSAMIFAIFFVNNPVVYAQLYFKLQALEITLGLLFVLSASHICLTEKIRRPVKIMLSTAFLSLSILIYQSFAFFIFSLFLFWLLILPRKRKIIFQNFLPSLMIAGLIYLLTYLLYAMKINYSSYGSQTYLMWNKFASLGHLHQALMLVMLFGVLIYLGFIFITIRRAKHNQPLEMLLIILLFLSLFSFNVAFGTSTKTPRIYFGTFSAVVIGLLYYWNKPKFFGILAIASMIFTFSLSFHANQAYQNDLKLTNEVADQISQHQAKTVVFIGNLQEENLVNEVKTYSRGVSTPLNLVGRNSKLVLLHPLLKR
- a CDS encoding thiol-disulfide isomerase — encoded protein: MITLNVNSLENAEIFWKELGLEDEIALNEDFNRVPQMLAISVEYIDEIYDKVVALGLQVSPITASVNGKHMFSFVAPEGNTFILIGEWVEEPYNGDKRALYFENISNVTVSAPSELSELTDEAILFFGRVTCPWCRRLSHQIKNVDRQIFYIDTEDTDINPALKTLRDKYDVATVPTVIKRYTDGTFVKFDAKSQSLQDFVK
- a CDS encoding energy-coupling factor transporter transmembrane component T family protein encodes the protein MNNMLMGRYIPGNSIIHKMDPRSKLLVMIAFVVVIFLAHDWLGYLLLLIYTFAGVSLSKISISYFLKGLRPMLGLILFTVIFQMLFTPGQTVLFHLWFIKISTESLINAVYIFFRFVLIIFMSTILTLTTPPLTLADGIEKGLAPLKKIKVPVHELGLMLSISLRFIPTLMDDTTMIMNAQKARGMDFGEGNLLQKIKSVIPILIPLFVSSFRRADDLAIAMESRGYQGGDGRTKYRQLKWSMRDNILVVSIIIIAALLILWSKFS
- a CDS encoding nucleotidyltransferase domain-containing protein yields the protein MIETIKKELNRIEQQEKIEILYACESGSRAWGYSSADSDYDVRFIYKRSKDWYLKLEKTRDNLDFPVNDELDLSGWDLDKTLLLLKKSNPSLMEWFNSPIIYYKNEQFFEEIKQLTDQYVSAEHQLHHYYHLAQSTFEDYLKTPKVKVKKYIYAIRPLLACMWIEQKHEIPPVSLDELIKVKISDLSAFSEIQKLLGRKKSGGEFDVEVQNVSLQAFIEEQLEHYENYIRKLPQIPKMAYSDLDQFFLKWIGE